One genomic segment of Sander lucioperca isolate FBNREF2018 chromosome 10, SLUC_FBN_1.2, whole genome shotgun sequence includes these proteins:
- the seh1l gene encoding nucleoporin SEH1 isoform X1: MWLALVVIMFVARSIAADHKDLIHDVSYDFHGRRMATCSSDQSVKVWDRSENGEWHCTASWKTHSGSVWRVTWAHPEFGQVLASCSFDRTAAVWEEIVGESNDKQRGLSHWIKRTTLVDSRTSVTDVKFAPKHMGLMLTTCSADGVVRIYEAPDVMNLSQWSLQHEISCKLSCSCISWNPSSSRAHPPMFAVGSDDSNVTYGGKVQIYEYNENTRKYAKAETLMTVTDAVHDIAFAPNLGRSFHVLAIATKDVRIFKLVPMRKESTSTGPTKLEVQIVAQFDNHNSQVWRVSWNITSTLLASSGDDGCVRLWKANYMDNWKCTGILKGDGSPLTSSSGQPTAMSTIVGSSVQTSQNALNGMSAGRYFFPPLDPPRAGTRYGHLLPPSSLIEHCDAEPIQPQQALPYRLSSRALLPLPEAEGQ, translated from the exons a TGTGGCTAGCGTTAGTTGTAATCATGTTTGTAGCGCGTAGTATCGCAGCAGATCATAAAGATCTAATTCATGATGTGTCGTATGATTTTCACGGTCGGAGGATGGCAACTTGCTCCAGTGACCAAAGTGTCAAG GTTTGGGACAGAAGTGAGAATGGAGAGTGGCACTGCACAGCCAGCTGGAAG ACACACAGTGGATCAGTGTGGAGAGTGACCTGGGCTCACCCAGAATTCGGGCAGGTTCTGGCCTCCTGCTCCTTCGACAGGACAGCTGCCGTCTGGGAAGAGATTGTAGGGGAGTCCAACGACAAGCAGAGAGGACTGAGCCACTGG ATAAAGAGAACCACTCTAGTGGACAGTAGAACCTCAGTGACTGATGTGAAGTTTGCCCCTAAACACATGGGCCTGATGTTGACCACCTGCTCTGCGGACGGAGTAGTGAGGATCTACGAGGCTCCTGATGTGATGAACCTGAGTCAGTGGTCCCTGCAGCACGAGATCTCCTGCAAGCTCAGCTGCAGCTGCATCTCTTGGAACCCCTCAAG CTCTCGAGCCCACCCGCCAATGTTTGCAGTGGGGAGCGATGACAGTAATGTGACGTATGGTGGGAAAGTTCAGATCTATGAGTATAATGAAAATACAAG GAAATATGCTAAAGCAGAGACGCTGATGACCGTCACTGATGCAGTCCATGACATTGCATTTGCTCCAAACCTGGGGAGATCTTTCCATGTGCTCGCCATTGCAACGAAAGATGTCCGAATCTTTAAGCTTGTTCCCATGAG AAAGGAGAGCACCTCTACGGGACCCACCAAGTTGGAGGTGCAGATTGTTGCTCAGTTTGACAACCATAACTCCCAGGTGTGGCGTGTGAGCTGGAACATCACCAGCACCCTGCTGGCCTCTTCCGGCGATGATGGCTGTGTGCGCCTCTGGAAAG CTAACTACATGGACAACTGGAAGTGCACAGGCATCCTGAAAGGAGACGGCAGCCCACTCACCAGCTCATCTGGTCAGCCCACAGCCATGAGTACCATTGTTGGCTCCTCTGTTCAGACCTCCCAGAATGCCCTGAACGGGATGTCTGCAGGAAG GTATTTCTTTCCGCCCCTGGATCCTCCCAGAGCGGGGACCAGGTATGGTCACCTGctgcctccctcctctctcataGAGCACTGTGATGCTGAGCCCATTCAGCCTCAACAGGCTCTTCCCTACAGACTCTCCTCTAGAGCACTGCTGCCCTTACCAGAGGCTGAAGgacagtga
- the seh1l gene encoding nucleoporin SEH1 isoform X2, with protein MFVARSIAADHKDLIHDVSYDFHGRRMATCSSDQSVKVWDRSENGEWHCTASWKTHSGSVWRVTWAHPEFGQVLASCSFDRTAAVWEEIVGESNDKQRGLSHWIKRTTLVDSRTSVTDVKFAPKHMGLMLTTCSADGVVRIYEAPDVMNLSQWSLQHEISCKLSCSCISWNPSSSRAHPPMFAVGSDDSNVTYGGKVQIYEYNENTRKYAKAETLMTVTDAVHDIAFAPNLGRSFHVLAIATKDVRIFKLVPMRSDRKESTSTGPTKLEVQIVAQFDNHNSQVWRVSWNITSTLLASSGDDGCVRLWKANYMDNWKCTGILKGDGSPLTSSSGQPTAMSTIVGSSVQTSQNALNGMSAGRYFFPPLDPPRAGTRYGHLLPPSSLIEHCDAEPIQPQQALPYRLSSRALLPLPEAEGQ; from the exons ATGTTTGTAGCGCGTAGTATCGCAGCAGATCATAAAGATCTAATTCATGATGTGTCGTATGATTTTCACGGTCGGAGGATGGCAACTTGCTCCAGTGACCAAAGTGTCAAG GTTTGGGACAGAAGTGAGAATGGAGAGTGGCACTGCACAGCCAGCTGGAAG ACACACAGTGGATCAGTGTGGAGAGTGACCTGGGCTCACCCAGAATTCGGGCAGGTTCTGGCCTCCTGCTCCTTCGACAGGACAGCTGCCGTCTGGGAAGAGATTGTAGGGGAGTCCAACGACAAGCAGAGAGGACTGAGCCACTGG ATAAAGAGAACCACTCTAGTGGACAGTAGAACCTCAGTGACTGATGTGAAGTTTGCCCCTAAACACATGGGCCTGATGTTGACCACCTGCTCTGCGGACGGAGTAGTGAGGATCTACGAGGCTCCTGATGTGATGAACCTGAGTCAGTGGTCCCTGCAGCACGAGATCTCCTGCAAGCTCAGCTGCAGCTGCATCTCTTGGAACCCCTCAAG CTCTCGAGCCCACCCGCCAATGTTTGCAGTGGGGAGCGATGACAGTAATGTGACGTATGGTGGGAAAGTTCAGATCTATGAGTATAATGAAAATACAAG GAAATATGCTAAAGCAGAGACGCTGATGACCGTCACTGATGCAGTCCATGACATTGCATTTGCTCCAAACCTGGGGAGATCTTTCCATGTGCTCGCCATTGCAACGAAAGATGTCCGAATCTTTAAGCTTGTTCCCATGAG ATCTGACAGAAAGGAGAGCACCTCTACGGGACCCACCAAGTTGGAGGTGCAGATTGTTGCTCAGTTTGACAACCATAACTCCCAGGTGTGGCGTGTGAGCTGGAACATCACCAGCACCCTGCTGGCCTCTTCCGGCGATGATGGCTGTGTGCGCCTCTGGAAAG CTAACTACATGGACAACTGGAAGTGCACAGGCATCCTGAAAGGAGACGGCAGCCCACTCACCAGCTCATCTGGTCAGCCCACAGCCATGAGTACCATTGTTGGCTCCTCTGTTCAGACCTCCCAGAATGCCCTGAACGGGATGTCTGCAGGAAG GTATTTCTTTCCGCCCCTGGATCCTCCCAGAGCGGGGACCAGGTATGGTCACCTGctgcctccctcctctctcataGAGCACTGTGATGCTGAGCCCATTCAGCCTCAACAGGCTCTTCCCTACAGACTCTCCTCTAGAGCACTGCTGCCCTTACCAGAGGCTGAAGgacagtga